In one window of Onychomys torridus chromosome 7, mOncTor1.1, whole genome shotgun sequence DNA:
- the LOC118587901 gene encoding olfactory receptor 8D1 translates to MGMGNHSTAAVFVLVGLTQQPELLLPLFLLFLGIYVVTVMGNLGMILLITVSPLLHTPMYYFLSSLSFVDLCYSTVITPKMLVNFLGKKNLILYSECMAQLFLFVIFVVAEGYLLTAMAYDRYVAICRPLLYNVIMSSRLCSLLVLVAFILGLLSAIAHTSAMMPLSFCKSHIINHYFCDVLPLLNLSCSNTHLNERLLFIIAGFNTLFPTLSVTISYVFIFCSILHIRSSESRSKAFGTCSSHLMAVGIFFGSITFMYFKPPSSNTLEDEKVSSVFYTTVIPMLNPLIYSLRNKDVKKALGRFLVGR, encoded by the coding sequence ATGGGCATGGGAAATCATTCTACTGCAGCTGTGTTTGTGTTGGTGGGATTAACACAGCAGCCAGAGCTCCTGCTGCCCCTTTTCCTCCTGTTCCTGGGAATCTATGTGGTAACAGTCATGGGGAACCTGGGCATGATCCTGCTCATCACTGTCAGCCCACTGCTGCACACCCCCATGTATTATTTCCTCAGCAGCTTATCCTTTGTTGATCTCTGCTATTCCACTGTCATTACACCCAAAATGCTGGTGAACTTTCTTGGGAAGAAAAACTTGATCCTCTATTCTGAGTGCATGGCTCAGCTCTTTTTGTTTGTGATCTTTGTGGTGGCTGAGGGTTACCTCCTGACTGCTATGGCATAtgatcgctatgtggccatctgcagaCCATTGCTTTATAATGTGATCATGTCCTCAAGACTCTGTTCCCTGTTAGTTCTGGTTGCCTTCATCCTAGGCCTTTTGTCTGCCATTGCACACACAAGTGCTATGATGCCACTGAGCTTCTGTAAATCTCACATTATAAACCATTATTTCTGTGATGTTCTCCCCCTCCTCAACCTTTCCTGTTCTAACACACATCTCAATGAGCGTCTCCTCTTCATCATTGCAGGATTCAACACCTTGTTTCCCACCCTATCTGTTACCATCTCCTATGTCTTCATCTTCTGCAGCATCCTTCACATCAGGTCATCAGAGAGCCGGTCCAAGGCCTTTGGAACCTGTAGCTCTCATCTCATGGCAGTCGGGATCTTCTTTGGGTCTATCACCTTCATGTATTTCAAACCTCCTTCAAGTAATACTCTGGAGGACGAGAAGGTGTCCTCTGTGTTTTATACCACAGTGATCCCCATGCTCAATCCATTGATTTATAGTTTGAGGAACAAAGATGTGAAGAAAGCCTTGGGTAGATTCTTGGTGGGGAGATAA
- the LOC118587724 gene encoding olfactory receptor 8D2-like isoform X1: MNDSSVNDFILEGLTKRPELQVPLFLLFLVIYIITVVGNLGMIILITISSQLHSPMYYFLSHLSFIDLCYSSVITPKMLVNFVSEKNVISFLECMTQLYFFLIFVIAEGYLLTAMAYDRYVAICSPLLYNTVMSQRVCSIMMAVVYSLGFFGATVHTTRMTMLSFCGSHLVSHYFCDILPLLSLSCSSTHINEILLFIIGGINTLAPTLAVIISYAFILNSILRISSTEGRSKAFGTCSSHIMAVGIFFGSITFMYFKPPSSNNMEEEKVSSVFYTTVIPMLNPLIYSLRNKDVKNALKKVLERKKSSFHYLQMT, encoded by the exons ATGAACGATTCTTCAGTGAATGACTTCATCCTTGAAGGGTTAACAAAACGCCCAGAGCTTCAGGTCCCACTGTTCCTACTCTTTCTTGTAATATATATTATCACAGTGGTGGGAAACTTGGGCATGATCATTCTAATCACCATCAGTTCTCAACTTCACTCTCCAATGTATTATTTTCTTAGTCATTTATCCTTCATTGACCTCTGCTACTCCTCTGTCATTACACCAAAGATGTTGGTGAACTTTGTATCTGAGAAGAACGTCATATCCTTTTTGGAGTGCATGACTcagctttatttcttcctcatttttgtcATTGCAGAAGGCTACCTCCTGAcagccatggcctatgaccgctatgttgCCATCTGCAGCCCACTGCTTTACAACACTGTCATGTCCCAAAGGGTCTGTTCCATAATGATGGCTGTGGTGTACTCACTGGGTTTCTTTGGGGCTACTGTCCATACCACACGCATGACAATGTTGTCCTTTTGTGGGTCTCATCTTGTCAGCCATTATTTTTGTGACATTCTGCCCTTGTTGTCTCTGTCTTGTTCCAGTACCCATATCAATGAGATACTGCTATTTATTATTGGTGGAATTAATACCCTAGCTCCTACACTGGCTGTCATCATCTCTTATGCTTTCATCCTAAATAGTATTCTTCGCATCAGCTCCACTGAAGGACGTTCCAAAGCCTTTGGTACCTGTAGCTCCCATATTATGGCTGTGGGAATCTTCTTTGGGTCTATAACATTCATGTATTTCAAGCCACCTTCCAGTAATAATATGGAAGAGGAGAAAGTGTCCTCTGTGTTCTATACCACAGTGATCCCAATGCTGAATCCCCTAATATACAGTCTGAGAAACAAGGATGTAAAGAATGCATTGAAAAAGGTG ttggaaaggaagaagtcaagctttcactatttgcagatgacatga
- the LOC118587724 gene encoding olfactory receptor 8D2-like isoform X2, which produces MNDSSVNDFILEGLTKRPELQVPLFLLFLVIYIITVVGNLGMIILITISSQLHSPMYYFLSHLSFIDLCYSSVITPKMLVNFVSEKNVISFLECMTQLYFFLIFVIAEGYLLTAMAYDRYVAICSPLLYNTVMSQRVCSIMMAVVYSLGFFGATVHTTRMTMLSFCGSHLVSHYFCDILPLLSLSCSSTHINEILLFIIGGINTLAPTLAVIISYAFILNSILRISSTEGRSKAFGTCSSHIMAVGIFFGSITFMYFKPPSSNNMEEEKVSSVFYTTVIPMLNPLIYSLRNKDVKNALKKVVGGRQSS; this is translated from the coding sequence ATGAACGATTCTTCAGTGAATGACTTCATCCTTGAAGGGTTAACAAAACGCCCAGAGCTTCAGGTCCCACTGTTCCTACTCTTTCTTGTAATATATATTATCACAGTGGTGGGAAACTTGGGCATGATCATTCTAATCACCATCAGTTCTCAACTTCACTCTCCAATGTATTATTTTCTTAGTCATTTATCCTTCATTGACCTCTGCTACTCCTCTGTCATTACACCAAAGATGTTGGTGAACTTTGTATCTGAGAAGAACGTCATATCCTTTTTGGAGTGCATGACTcagctttatttcttcctcatttttgtcATTGCAGAAGGCTACCTCCTGAcagccatggcctatgaccgctatgttgCCATCTGCAGCCCACTGCTTTACAACACTGTCATGTCCCAAAGGGTCTGTTCCATAATGATGGCTGTGGTGTACTCACTGGGTTTCTTTGGGGCTACTGTCCATACCACACGCATGACAATGTTGTCCTTTTGTGGGTCTCATCTTGTCAGCCATTATTTTTGTGACATTCTGCCCTTGTTGTCTCTGTCTTGTTCCAGTACCCATATCAATGAGATACTGCTATTTATTATTGGTGGAATTAATACCCTAGCTCCTACACTGGCTGTCATCATCTCTTATGCTTTCATCCTAAATAGTATTCTTCGCATCAGCTCCACTGAAGGACGTTCCAAAGCCTTTGGTACCTGTAGCTCCCATATTATGGCTGTGGGAATCTTCTTTGGGTCTATAACATTCATGTATTTCAAGCCACCTTCCAGTAATAATATGGAAGAGGAGAAAGTGTCCTCTGTGTTCTATACCACAGTGATCCCAATGCTGAATCCCCTAATATACAGTCTGAGAAACAAGGATGTAAAGAATGCATTGAAAAAGGTGGTTGGGGGAAGGCAGTCATCCTAA
- the LOC118587775 gene encoding olfactory receptor 8D1-like, whose protein sequence is MRMGNHSTAAVFVLVGLTQQPELLLPLFLLFLGIYVVTVMGNLGMILLITVSPLLHTPMYYFLSSLSFVDLCYSTVITPKMLVNFLGKKNLILYSECVSQFFLFVIFVVAEGYLLTAMAYDRYVAICRLLLYNVIMSSRLCSLLVLVAFILGLLCAIAHTSALMKLSFCKSHIIRHYFCDVLPLLNLSCSNTHLNELLIFVIGGINTLVPTIAVAVSYIFIFCSILHIRSSEGRSKAFGTCSSHLMAVGIFFGSITFMYLKPSSSTSLEQEKVSSVFYTIVIPMLNPLIYSLRNKDVKKALGRFLVGR, encoded by the coding sequence ATGAGAATGGGGAATCATTCTACTGCAGCTGTGTTTGTGTTGGTGGGATTAACACAGCAGCCAGAGCTCCTGCTGCCCCTTTTCCTCCTGTTCCTGGGAATCTATGTGGTAACAGTCATGGGGAACCTGGGCATGATCCTGCTCATCACTGTCAGCCCACTGCTGCACACCCCCATGTATTATTTCCTCAGCAGCTTATCCTTTGTTGATCTCTGCTATTCCACTGTCATTACACCCAAAATGCTGGTGAACTTTCTTGGGAAGAAAAACTTGATCCTCTATTCTGAGTGTGTGTctcagttctttttgtttgtgatCTTTGTGGTGGCTGAGGGTTACCTCCTGACTGCTATGGCATAtgatcgctatgtggccatctgcagaCTATTGCTTTATAATGTGATCATGTCCTCAAGACTCTGTTCACTATTAGTTCTGGTTGCCTTCATCCTAGGCCTTTTGTGTGCCATTGCACACACAAGTGCTCTGATGAAGCTGAGCTTCTGCAAATCCCACATCATACGCCATTACTTCTGTGATGTTCTTCCCCTTCTCAACCTCTCCTGCTCTAACACACATCTCAACGAGCTTCTCATATTTGTCATTGGAGGGATCAACACTTTGGTGCCCACCATAGCTGTTGCTGTCTCCTATATCTTCATCTTCTGCAGCATCCTTCACATCAGGTCATCAGAGGGCCGGTCCAAAGCCTTTGGAACCTGCAGCTCTCACCTCATGGCTGTGGGAATCTTCTTTGGGTCTATCACCTTTATGTATCTTAAGCCTTCTTCAAGTACCTCTCTAGAGCAAGAGAAGGTGTCTTCTGTGTTCTATACCATAGTCATCCCTATGCTGAACCCATTAATATATAGTTTGAGGAACAAAGATGTAAAGAAAGCCTTGGGCAGATTCTTGGTGGGGAGATAA